One Oncorhynchus kisutch isolate 150728-3 linkage group LG11, Okis_V2, whole genome shotgun sequence genomic region harbors:
- the LOC109900042 gene encoding monocarboxylate transporter 7-like isoform X1, which translates to MSETNPGDLHSPVVLRDQSTNESHAPSMTVWGSRVKRCMGPIVYTAPPDGGWGWVVAVSFFLVEVFTYGVIKSLGIFLQDLMGEFGESNSRVSWIISICVFVMAFTAPLASVMTNRFGFQTVVMIGGLLVSIGTIASGFTKSINEMYITIGLVAGLGYCLTFLPTITLLSQYFSHRRSLVTAVASTGESFSVFALAPAFSALRDCIGWRYTLVVIGALQGIIIICGVLLRPIIIRPGPATETETDGLADKELKALNTEEEYYSKERLYTKGSSYAKDGSYTLQRDSKLAHRYSLSSGESVNSEVQSLHHQVLEDGSKAGEEIDEEEASSQRCLGSKEKDEKQTQTLSPQKLLDFSMLREGSFICYALFGLFATLGFFAPQLYIIELSVNRGVMRHRAAHMLSAMAFAEIFGRLSIGWVLGRKLFRGRKPLVLLGCVVLLCLVLVAFTLVWEFWGLAVCCGFYGFFIGTVSSTHIPMLAEEDVVGIERMSSAVGVYVFIQSFAGLAGPPLGGVLVDLTQNYGSAFYSCAVGMSLGAVFLGLVRPAKRGLLCCCTTRPQSISYYSKNTKCSETRLYSRRGHQNLPEPMQVGPGNPVPQREGKEAQDRDSPQDYLEVNLDLDQKTLLKKANR; encoded by the exons ATGTCAGAGACCAACCCAGGGGATTTGCATTCACCTGTGGTTCTTCGAGATCAGTCCACTAACG AATCGCATGCTCCATCCATGACAGTGTGGGGGTCCAGAGTGAAGCGCTGCATGGGGCCTATCGTCTACACGGCTCCCCCAGATGGTGGCTGGGGCTGGGTGGTGGCAGTCTCCTTCTTCCTGGTGGAAGTGTTCACCTACGGAGTCATCAAGAGCCTGGGCATCTTCCTCCAGGACCTAATGGGGGAGTTTGGGGAGAGCAACAGCCGAGTTTCTTGGATCATCTCCATCTGTGTCTTCGTCATGGCCTTCACTG CTCCTCTCGCTTCTGTGATGACCAACCGGTTTGGCTTCCAGACAGTTGTTATGATTGGTGGACTCCTCGTCTCCATAGGAACCATCGCCAGTGGCTTCACCAAATCCATCAACGAGATGTACATCACCATCGGACTCGTTGCAG GTCTGGGGTACTGTCTGACCTTCCTGCCCACCATTACTCTCCTGTCCCAGTACTTCTCCCACCGACGCTCCCTGGTCACAGCTGTCGCCTCCACAGGAGAGTCCTTCTCTGTGTTCGCGCTCGCCCCAG CCTTCTCTGCTCTGAGGGACTGTATCGGCTGGCGTTACACCCTGGTGGTGATCGGAGCTCTACAGGGCATCATCATCATCTGTGGAGTTCTGCTAAGACCCATCATCATCAGACCTGgaccagccacagagacagaaacTGATGGACTGGCTGACAAAGAGCTGAAGGCTCTGAACACAGAGGAGGAGTACTACAGTAAGGAGAGGTTGTACACTAAGGGCAGTTCATATGCTAAGGATGGGTCTTACACACTGCAGAGGGATAGCAAGCTGGCTCATCGTTACTCCCTGAGCTCTGGAGAGTCTGTAAACTCTGAAGTTCAGTCCCTCCATCACCAGGTCCTGGAGGACGGCAGTAAGGCAGGGGAGGAGATAGACGAGGAGGAGGCGTCTTCACAGAGGTGCTTAGGAAGCAAGGAGAAGGATGAGAAGCAGACACAAACACTATCCCCCCAGAAACTCCTTGACTTCTCCATGTTAAGAGAAGGCAGCTTCATCTGCTACGCTCTCTTCGGCCTTTTTGCCACATTGGGTTTCTTCGCCCCTCAGCTCTACATCATCGAACTGAGTGTGAACCGTGGCGTGATGCGTCACCGCGCCGCCCACATGCTCTCCGCCATGGCCTTTGCCGAGATCTTCGGCCGCCTCTCCATTGGTTGGGTGCTAGGCAGGAAGCTGTTCAGAGGCAGGAAGCCCCTGGTGCTGCTGGGATGTGTAGTTCTGCTGTGCCTGGTGCTGGTGGCCTTTACCCTGGTGTGGGAGTTCTGGGGCCTGGCCGTGTGTTGTGGGTTCTATGGCTTTTTTATAGGCACCGTGTCGTCGACACATATACCCATGCTGGCAGAGGAGGATGTGGTGGGCATAGAAAGGATGTCGTCAGCTGTGGGGGTCTATGTGTTTATACAAAGTTTCGCTGGGCTGGCGGGACCACCTCTGGGAG GTGTTCTTGTGGACCTGACTCAGAACTACGGCTCAGCGTTCTACTCCTGTGCGGTGGGTATGAGTCTAGGGGCTGTGTTCCTGGGTCTGGTACGACCAGCCAAGAGAGGCCTGCTCTGCTGCTGCACAACCAGGCCTCAGAGCATTTcctattattct AAAAATACGAagtgctctgagaccaggttgtacAGCAGGAGGGGGCATCAGAACCTCCCAGAACCCATGCAGGTGGGGCCGGGGAACCCTGTACCTCAGCGAGAGGGGAAGGAGGCCCAGGACAGAGACAGTCCTCAGGACTACCTAGAAGTTAACCTTGATTTGGACCAGAAAACGTTACTGAAAAAGGCCAACAGATGA
- the LOC109900042 gene encoding monocarboxylate transporter 7-like isoform X2: MTVWGSRVKRCMGPIVYTAPPDGGWGWVVAVSFFLVEVFTYGVIKSLGIFLQDLMGEFGESNSRVSWIISICVFVMAFTAPLASVMTNRFGFQTVVMIGGLLVSIGTIASGFTKSINEMYITIGLVAGLGYCLTFLPTITLLSQYFSHRRSLVTAVASTGESFSVFALAPAFSALRDCIGWRYTLVVIGALQGIIIICGVLLRPIIIRPGPATETETDGLADKELKALNTEEEYYSKERLYTKGSSYAKDGSYTLQRDSKLAHRYSLSSGESVNSEVQSLHHQVLEDGSKAGEEIDEEEASSQRCLGSKEKDEKQTQTLSPQKLLDFSMLREGSFICYALFGLFATLGFFAPQLYIIELSVNRGVMRHRAAHMLSAMAFAEIFGRLSIGWVLGRKLFRGRKPLVLLGCVVLLCLVLVAFTLVWEFWGLAVCCGFYGFFIGTVSSTHIPMLAEEDVVGIERMSSAVGVYVFIQSFAGLAGPPLGGVLVDLTQNYGSAFYSCAVGMSLGAVFLGLVRPAKRGLLCCCTTRPQSISYYSKNTKCSETRLYSRRGHQNLPEPMQVGPGNPVPQREGKEAQDRDSPQDYLEVNLDLDQKTLLKKANR, translated from the exons ATGACAGTGTGGGGGTCCAGAGTGAAGCGCTGCATGGGGCCTATCGTCTACACGGCTCCCCCAGATGGTGGCTGGGGCTGGGTGGTGGCAGTCTCCTTCTTCCTGGTGGAAGTGTTCACCTACGGAGTCATCAAGAGCCTGGGCATCTTCCTCCAGGACCTAATGGGGGAGTTTGGGGAGAGCAACAGCCGAGTTTCTTGGATCATCTCCATCTGTGTCTTCGTCATGGCCTTCACTG CTCCTCTCGCTTCTGTGATGACCAACCGGTTTGGCTTCCAGACAGTTGTTATGATTGGTGGACTCCTCGTCTCCATAGGAACCATCGCCAGTGGCTTCACCAAATCCATCAACGAGATGTACATCACCATCGGACTCGTTGCAG GTCTGGGGTACTGTCTGACCTTCCTGCCCACCATTACTCTCCTGTCCCAGTACTTCTCCCACCGACGCTCCCTGGTCACAGCTGTCGCCTCCACAGGAGAGTCCTTCTCTGTGTTCGCGCTCGCCCCAG CCTTCTCTGCTCTGAGGGACTGTATCGGCTGGCGTTACACCCTGGTGGTGATCGGAGCTCTACAGGGCATCATCATCATCTGTGGAGTTCTGCTAAGACCCATCATCATCAGACCTGgaccagccacagagacagaaacTGATGGACTGGCTGACAAAGAGCTGAAGGCTCTGAACACAGAGGAGGAGTACTACAGTAAGGAGAGGTTGTACACTAAGGGCAGTTCATATGCTAAGGATGGGTCTTACACACTGCAGAGGGATAGCAAGCTGGCTCATCGTTACTCCCTGAGCTCTGGAGAGTCTGTAAACTCTGAAGTTCAGTCCCTCCATCACCAGGTCCTGGAGGACGGCAGTAAGGCAGGGGAGGAGATAGACGAGGAGGAGGCGTCTTCACAGAGGTGCTTAGGAAGCAAGGAGAAGGATGAGAAGCAGACACAAACACTATCCCCCCAGAAACTCCTTGACTTCTCCATGTTAAGAGAAGGCAGCTTCATCTGCTACGCTCTCTTCGGCCTTTTTGCCACATTGGGTTTCTTCGCCCCTCAGCTCTACATCATCGAACTGAGTGTGAACCGTGGCGTGATGCGTCACCGCGCCGCCCACATGCTCTCCGCCATGGCCTTTGCCGAGATCTTCGGCCGCCTCTCCATTGGTTGGGTGCTAGGCAGGAAGCTGTTCAGAGGCAGGAAGCCCCTGGTGCTGCTGGGATGTGTAGTTCTGCTGTGCCTGGTGCTGGTGGCCTTTACCCTGGTGTGGGAGTTCTGGGGCCTGGCCGTGTGTTGTGGGTTCTATGGCTTTTTTATAGGCACCGTGTCGTCGACACATATACCCATGCTGGCAGAGGAGGATGTGGTGGGCATAGAAAGGATGTCGTCAGCTGTGGGGGTCTATGTGTTTATACAAAGTTTCGCTGGGCTGGCGGGACCACCTCTGGGAG GTGTTCTTGTGGACCTGACTCAGAACTACGGCTCAGCGTTCTACTCCTGTGCGGTGGGTATGAGTCTAGGGGCTGTGTTCCTGGGTCTGGTACGACCAGCCAAGAGAGGCCTGCTCTGCTGCTGCACAACCAGGCCTCAGAGCATTTcctattattct AAAAATACGAagtgctctgagaccaggttgtacAGCAGGAGGGGGCATCAGAACCTCCCAGAACCCATGCAGGTGGGGCCGGGGAACCCTGTACCTCAGCGAGAGGGGAAGGAGGCCCAGGACAGAGACAGTCCTCAGGACTACCTAGAAGTTAACCTTGATTTGGACCAGAAAACGTTACTGAAAAAGGCCAACAGATGA
- the amz2 gene encoding archaemetzincin-2 isoform X1, whose translation MGPCSGPSLCTLTRTGSTRTQRSRRTSRVSIATPTAANPSRVTVLSTYRSSAPLGRQRTGRYVRWLRDYCQAFYYWLVVKLLPPVTVAATDCAFRVNSSSHNLQIHAGDLLRFLQKRKPYDAFGIMGITVIDLYPKDSWNFVFGRASLTEGMGVFSFARYDDNFYIRSYVYQALSGRLLCV comes from the exons ATGGGTCCTTGTTCCGGCCCATCACTGTGCACTCTGACTCGGACTGGATCCACTCGCACCCAGAGGAGCCGCAGGACTTCCAGAGTTTCTATAGCAACCCCTACCGCAGCAAACCCATCAAGGGTCACAGTACTATCTACCTACAGATCATCG GCTCCTTTAGGGAGGCAGAGGACAGGCCGGTACGTGAGGTGGTTGAGGGACTACTGCCAGGCCTTCTATTATTGGCTGGTGGTTAAGCTGTTGCCTCCAGTTACCGTTGCTGCCACAGACTGTGCCTTCAGGGTCAACAGCAGTTCACACAACCTACAGATCCACGCAG GGGATTTGCTGCGGTTTCTTCAGAAGAGGAAACCGTATGATGCCTTCGGCATCATGGGCATCACCGTGATAGATCTCTACCCCAAAGATTCCTGGAACTTTGTGTTTGGACGGGCCTCTCTCACTGAAG GAATGGGAGTTTTCAGCTTTGCCAGGTACGACGACAACTTCTACATCAGGAGTTACGTGTATCAGGCCTTGTCGGGGAGACTACTCTGTGTTTAA
- the amz2 gene encoding archaemetzincin-2 isoform X2, giving the protein MQVIQHPAETHRTALLSSRCDLTDRYHKYSREERRLLEECLCLGDGSLFRPITVHSDSDWIHSHPEEPQDFQSFYSNPYRSKPIKGHSTIYLQIIGRWVHTLSRTGRYVRWLRDYCQAFYYWLVVKLLPPVTVAATDCAFRVNSSSHNLQIHAGDLLRFLQKRKPYDAFGIMGITVIDLYPKDSWNFVFGRASLTEGMGVFSFARYDDNFYIRSYVYQALSGRLLCV; this is encoded by the exons ATGCAGGTGATCCAGCACCCCGCAGAGACACATCGCACAGCCCTGTTGTCCAGCCGCTGTGACCTGACTGATCGCTACCATAAGTACAGTCGAGAAGAGCGGAGGCTCCTGGAAGAGTGTCTCTGCCTGGGGGATGGGTCCTTGTTCCGGCCCATCACTGTGCACTCTGACTCGGACTGGATCCACTCGCACCCAGAGGAGCCGCAGGACTTCCAGAGTTTCTATAGCAACCCCTACCGCAGCAAACCCATCAAGGGTCACAGTACTATCTACCTACAGATCATCGGTAGGTGGGTCCACACTCTTTCT AGGACAGGCCGGTACGTGAGGTGGTTGAGGGACTACTGCCAGGCCTTCTATTATTGGCTGGTGGTTAAGCTGTTGCCTCCAGTTACCGTTGCTGCCACAGACTGTGCCTTCAGGGTCAACAGCAGTTCACACAACCTACAGATCCACGCAG GGGATTTGCTGCGGTTTCTTCAGAAGAGGAAACCGTATGATGCCTTCGGCATCATGGGCATCACCGTGATAGATCTCTACCCCAAAGATTCCTGGAACTTTGTGTTTGGACGGGCCTCTCTCACTGAAG GAATGGGAGTTTTCAGCTTTGCCAGGTACGACGACAACTTCTACATCAGGAGTTACGTGTATCAGGCCTTGTCGGGGAGACTACTCTGTGTTTAA